A genomic region of Xyrauchen texanus isolate HMW12.3.18 chromosome 29, RBS_HiC_50CHRs, whole genome shotgun sequence contains the following coding sequences:
- the LOC127622836 gene encoding galaxin-like isoform X1 — MKICKSVTYLETILCLLVTFSIQEMCHHDKGGHITGYKGQIQEGHSLHCCGNLTYNISGSSCCNGKITPGLSQSVADCCESVAYNPLNKICCNGRIQTRNSAQEKCCGSEIYQMKTHLCCVDTIFELGENLFCCGNNLYNRKTHSCTKDLQVKPNLETCCSKMTDVLSTENSFTKKSAGSTLIQSKQQPVSTSVSPPTKVSDLMCASKDYNPQESICCSGNPYRKTSALTKCCGKDIYSLLDETVLCCNGKLHRNLPEQSECVGGVVYTPGETACQLYVRPRLGEHCCGEKTLNPEIHICCNGHRYNKKNVTFCCGSKAYDPYDKSWRCCSGHLYATRLDGKAECCGTLLLEDNTYQTCCSSTSHAMLYENQPKHMCCGNNYYNTSLWSCCAGHLKPTPKTDVSHTELSLKPLMELIPDICSKKVLFGKVESVALNSSQRNIVLRVFVRFHVNTSEIKDPWLNVALDHCSSPALEHGMTYLWEINNSVYKPLSHPIDQNSDIHMLLTMLQLYEGCSQK, encoded by the exons aAATGTGCCATCATGACAAAGGGGGCCA CATCACAGGATACAAAGGACAAATACAAGAAGGCCACAGTCTGCATTGTTGTGGAAATCTGACGTATAACATCTCAGGAAGTTCTTGCTGTAATG GTAAGATAACACCAGGATTAAGCCAGTCGGTGGCTGACTGCTGTGAATCTGTAGCCTACAATCCTCTAAATAAGATTTGCTGTAATGGCCGTATTCAGACTCGAAACAGTGCTCAAGAGAAGTGCTGTGGTTCAG AAATTTACCAAATGAAGACTCATTTGTGCTGTGTTGACACTATATTTGAACTGGGGGAAAATCTTTTCTGTTGTGGCAACAATTTATATAACAGGAAAACCCACTCCTGTACTAAGGATCTACAAGTGAAGCCCAATCTCGAAACTTGCTGTTCAAAAATGACAG ATGTACTGTCCACTGAGAACAGTTTCACAAAGAAAAGTGCTGGTTCAACATTGATTCAAAGCAAGCAACAACCCGTCTCCACCTC AGTAAGCCCACCCACCAAAGTCTCAG ACCTGATGTGTGCATCAAAAGACTACAATCCACAAGAGAGCATTTGTTGCTCAGGGAACCCGTATAGGAAGACATCAGCACTTACTAAG TGCTGTGGTAAAGATATCTACAGTCTATTAGATGAGACAGTGCTGTGCTGCAATGGAAAACTTCATCGCAATTTACCTGAACAGTCTGAGTGTGTCGGAGGTGTTGTATATACTCCTGGAGAGACTGCCTGCCAACTGTATGTCCGTCCTCGTCTTGGTGAACACTGTTGTGGTGAAAAAACCTTAAATCCTGAAATTCACATTTGCTGTAATGGACACAG GTACAACAAGAAAAATGTTACCTTCTGTTGTGGCTCAAAAGCCTATGACCCATATGACAAGAGCTGGAGGTGTTGCTCAGGTCACCTCTACGCCACCCGTTTAGATGGGAAAGCAGAGTGCTGTGGAACCCTCTTGCTGGAAGATAATACATATCAAACTTGCTGTTCTTCCACAAGCCATGCCATGCTTTATGAAAACCAACCAAAGCACATGTGTTGTGGGAATAATTACTACAACACGTCCCTGTGGAGTTGCTGTGCAGGACATCTCAAACCAACACCAAAGACTGATGTATCTCATACAGAGCTGAGCCTTAAGCCATTAATGGAGTTGATCCCTGACATATGCAGTAAAAAAG TGCTCTTTGGAAAAGTGGAGAGTGTTGCACTAAACAGTTCTCAGCGTAACATCGTGTTGAGAGTTTTTGTGAGGTTCCATGTGAATACGTCTGAAATCAAAGACCCTTGGCTTAACGTGGCACTGGATCACTGCAGCTCTCCTGCCCTAGAGCATGGCATGACCTACCTCTGGGAGATAAACAATAGTGTGTACAAGCCTCTCTCTCATCCTATTGACCAAAACTCTGACATTCACATGCTCTTAACTATGTTACAATTATATGAGGGTTGCAGTCAAAAATAG
- the tbrg1 gene encoding transforming growth factor beta regulator 1 isoform X1, which translates to MDSLNFESEMEADGQGNYSLFPALDSMTSLTGATESLDSETPCEVTDKPNLTWLDAAQIVLEEAGRPMHIKEIKQRIIDRGLVQSNAKSSLEAVMYRETQKGSRRFKRIESRNGVFALLTDEERQQALQAFSSQSTFSSSGSGLSLGTLPSPTSHVEPRPKVRKGPRKNQNEKYRLKYLRLRKAARAMIFENAALYDEIAHLEEKFVWAKEERRFLMKSLLQYQSVAEGEPIPTPSCSTHNAVTPQSSTPGGAILPGSHSQGSGLSGSEESLLKKPKKERKERGREELLKKICKKRKVTEGGLRKLVKPISLDSSGRPVFPIVLGGLTVYSLGEIITDRALFHDETAIYPVGFCSTRVFASMKNPDQKCLYTCQIKDGDQGPQFEIAPEDDPQNAIVASSALTCHTNLLKAIAGRRGKSLASIVPSGADFFGFSHPTIQNLIQSCPGARKCSNYQWVRFEVCRPGDGQVAHGLSEDDASVNFESFQRLQSCEDSLTNQNIMPEQSITVRTQQPNISSHLLSSAALQTTVVTSLSNT; encoded by the exons ATGGATTCGCTAAATTTTGAGTCGGAGATGGAGGCAGACGGGCAGGGCAATTATTCTCTGTTTCCAGCCCTGGACAGTATGACCAGCTTGACTGGAGCAACTGAGAGTCTAGACTC CGAAACCCCCTGTGAGGTTACAGACAAACCGAACCTTACATGGCTCGACGCTGCTCAG ATTGTACTAGAAGAGGCTGGACGGCCCATGCACATCAAGGAAATCAAGCAGAGGATCATTGATCGTGGATTGGTGCAGTCAAA TGCAAAGTCAAGTCTTGAGGCTGTCATGTATCGAGAG ACACAAAAAGGAAGCAGACGCTTCAAGAGGATTGAGAGCAGAAATGGAGTTTTTGCCCTGTTG ACTGATGAAGAGAGACAGCAGGCATTGCAGGCATTCTCTTCCCAGTCAACCTTCTCAAGTTCAGGGTCTGGCTTGTCCCTGGGTACCCTACCTTCCCCCACGAGCCATGTTGAGCCCAGGCCTAAGGTCAGGAAAGGTCCTCGCAAGAACCAAAATGAAAAGTACAGACTGAAGTACCTCCGTTTACGCAAAGCTGCACGTGCCATGATTTTT GAAAATGCAGCTCTATATGATGAGATTGCTCACCTGGAAGAGAAGTTTGTCTGGGCAAAAGAGGAAAGGAG ATTCCTGATGAAGTCTTTGTTGCAGTATCAGTCTGTGGCTGAAGGCGAGCCAATCCCAACTCCCAGCTGCAGCACACACAATGCGGTCACACCCCAGTCCAGCACACCAGGTGGCGCTATTCTCCCCGGGAGTCACAGCCAGGGCTCTGGACTTTCAGGATCTGAAGAGAGTCTCTTGAAGAAACCCAAGAAAGAACGAAAAGAGAGAGGAAGGGAAGAac TCTTGAAAAAGATTTGTAAGAAGAGGAAGGTAACCGAGGGAGGACTACGCAAGCTTGTGAAGCCCATCTCGCTGGACTCTTCTGGGAGGCCGGTCTTTCCCATTGTGCTTGGAGGACTCACAGTTTACAGCCTGGGGGAG ATCATCACAGATAGGGCTCTGTTTCATGACGAGACCGCTATCTATCCTGTGGGGTTTTGTAGCACTAGAGTTTTTGCCAGTATGAAGAACCCGGATCAGAAGTGCCTCTACACTTGCCAAATCAAAGATGGTGACCAAGGACCACAG TTTGAGATCGCGCCGGAGGACGACCCACAGAATGCAATAGTGGCCTCCTCAGCTCTAACCTGCCATACAAATCTGCTTAAAGCCATCGCTGGCCGAAG GGGCAAATCCTTGGCCAGTATTGTTCCATCAGGAGCAGACTTTTTTGGTTTCTCTCACCCAACCATTCAGAACCTGATCCAGAGCTGTCCGGGGGCTCGCAAGTGCAGCAA TTACCAGTGGGTGCGTTTTGAGGTATGTCGACCTGGCGACGGACAGGTGGCACACGGCCTTTCAGAAGATGATGCATCTGTTAACTTTGAGTCCTTCCAGCGATTGCAGAGCTGTGAGGATAGTCTGACCAATCAGAACATTATGCCAGAACAGAGCATCACAG tgcgAACCCAGCAGCCCAACATCTCATCTCACCTGCTAAGCTCAGCAGCACTCCAGACCACTGTTGTAACTTCTCTCTCCAACACATGA
- the LOC127622836 gene encoding galaxin-like isoform X2 → MKICKSVTYLETILCLLVTFSIQEMCHHDKGGHITGYKGQIQEGHSLHCCGNLTYNISGSSCCNEIYQMKTHLCCVDTIFELGENLFCCGNNLYNRKTHSCTKDLQVKPNLETCCSKMTDVLSTENSFTKKSAGSTLIQSKQQPVSTSVSPPTKVSDLMCASKDYNPQESICCSGNPYRKTSALTKCCGKDIYSLLDETVLCCNGKLHRNLPEQSECVGGVVYTPGETACQLYVRPRLGEHCCGEKTLNPEIHICCNGHRYNKKNVTFCCGSKAYDPYDKSWRCCSGHLYATRLDGKAECCGTLLLEDNTYQTCCSSTSHAMLYENQPKHMCCGNNYYNTSLWSCCAGHLKPTPKTDVSHTELSLKPLMELIPDICSKKVLFGKVESVALNSSQRNIVLRVFVRFHVNTSEIKDPWLNVALDHCSSPALEHGMTYLWEINNSVYKPLSHPIDQNSDIHMLLTMLQLYEGCSQK, encoded by the exons aAATGTGCCATCATGACAAAGGGGGCCA CATCACAGGATACAAAGGACAAATACAAGAAGGCCACAGTCTGCATTGTTGTGGAAATCTGACGTATAACATCTCAGGAAGTTCTTGCTGTAATG AAATTTACCAAATGAAGACTCATTTGTGCTGTGTTGACACTATATTTGAACTGGGGGAAAATCTTTTCTGTTGTGGCAACAATTTATATAACAGGAAAACCCACTCCTGTACTAAGGATCTACAAGTGAAGCCCAATCTCGAAACTTGCTGTTCAAAAATGACAG ATGTACTGTCCACTGAGAACAGTTTCACAAAGAAAAGTGCTGGTTCAACATTGATTCAAAGCAAGCAACAACCCGTCTCCACCTC AGTAAGCCCACCCACCAAAGTCTCAG ACCTGATGTGTGCATCAAAAGACTACAATCCACAAGAGAGCATTTGTTGCTCAGGGAACCCGTATAGGAAGACATCAGCACTTACTAAG TGCTGTGGTAAAGATATCTACAGTCTATTAGATGAGACAGTGCTGTGCTGCAATGGAAAACTTCATCGCAATTTACCTGAACAGTCTGAGTGTGTCGGAGGTGTTGTATATACTCCTGGAGAGACTGCCTGCCAACTGTATGTCCGTCCTCGTCTTGGTGAACACTGTTGTGGTGAAAAAACCTTAAATCCTGAAATTCACATTTGCTGTAATGGACACAG GTACAACAAGAAAAATGTTACCTTCTGTTGTGGCTCAAAAGCCTATGACCCATATGACAAGAGCTGGAGGTGTTGCTCAGGTCACCTCTACGCCACCCGTTTAGATGGGAAAGCAGAGTGCTGTGGAACCCTCTTGCTGGAAGATAATACATATCAAACTTGCTGTTCTTCCACAAGCCATGCCATGCTTTATGAAAACCAACCAAAGCACATGTGTTGTGGGAATAATTACTACAACACGTCCCTGTGGAGTTGCTGTGCAGGACATCTCAAACCAACACCAAAGACTGATGTATCTCATACAGAGCTGAGCCTTAAGCCATTAATGGAGTTGATCCCTGACATATGCAGTAAAAAAG TGCTCTTTGGAAAAGTGGAGAGTGTTGCACTAAACAGTTCTCAGCGTAACATCGTGTTGAGAGTTTTTGTGAGGTTCCATGTGAATACGTCTGAAATCAAAGACCCTTGGCTTAACGTGGCACTGGATCACTGCAGCTCTCCTGCCCTAGAGCATGGCATGACCTACCTCTGGGAGATAAACAATAGTGTGTACAAGCCTCTCTCTCATCCTATTGACCAAAACTCTGACATTCACATGCTCTTAACTATGTTACAATTATATGAGGGTTGCAGTCAAAAATAG
- the LOC127623345 gene encoding uncharacterized protein LOC127623345 — protein sequence MSFCTVSPSRIKDPPAIWQHLSPVLDYVQSAHPEVSTVHFYSDGPCTQYKQRGNLFLFCTELFKRGFTARTWNFFEVSHGKGAPDGVGGPLKRRTDNLVSQGRDIPDAAELFAVLKETNTKIQLFFVSEEAVDSVVSEMPNDVPPVPSIMRIHQVVSLAHGELIYRDVSYLCTTTQNLNCGCLNAKHFKFSNQQTVPMAPTETEVQWQSLEVVGKWCVLKYDGDLFPGVITDTSETHVEVRCMQKIGVNRFFWPAPEDILWYLFEDIVCIIPPLRPVTGRHMEIESEVWAKLNTF from the coding sequence ATGTCCTTCTGCACAGTGTCACCCTCAAGAATAAAGGACCCACCAGCAATCTGGCAACACTTGTCACCAGTGCTTGATTATGTGCAGAGTGCACATCCAGAGGTCTCCACTGTCCATTTTTACAGCGATGGCCCCTGCACTCAGTACAAACAACGAGGTAATTTATTCTTGTTTTGTACTGAGCTGTTCAAGCGGGGATTCACTGCTAGGACGTGGAACTTTTTCGAGGTGAGCCACGGGAAGGGTGCCCCGGATGGTGTGGGAGGGCCCCTGAAGAGGAGGACTGACAATCTAGTCAGCCAAGGAAGAGATATTCCGGATGCTGCAGAGCTGTTTGCTGTGTTGaaagagacaaacacaaaaaTCCAGTTGTTTTTTGTCAGCGAGGAAGCAGTTGATAGTGTAGTTTCAGAGATGCCCAATGATGTGCCACCAGTTCCGTCCATTATGAGGATCCATCAGGTAGTGTCCCTAGCCCATGGAGAATTGATATACAGGGACGTCAGCTACTTGTGCACGACAACACAAAATCTGAACTGTGGGTGCTTGAATGCAAAGCATTTCAAGTTTAGCAATCAGCAGACAGTTcccatggcccccacagagacaGAAGTTCAGTGGCAAAGTCTTGAGGTTGTTGGCAAATGGTGTGTGCTGAAGTACGATGGTGATCTTTTCCCTGGTGTTATCACTGATACAAGTGAAACACATGTTGAGGTCCGTTGTATGCAAAAGATTGGGGTCAACCGTTTTTTCTGGCCAGCCCCTGAAGACATCCTTTGGTACTTGTTTGAGGACATTGTGTGTATTATCCCACCCCTGAGGCCAGTCACAGGTCGTCACATGGAAATCGAGAGCGAAGTCTGGGCCAAACTAAATACTTTTTAG
- the tbrg1 gene encoding transforming growth factor beta regulator 1 isoform X2 has protein sequence MDSLNFESEMEADGQGNYSLFPALDSMTSLTGATESLDSETPCEVTDKPNLTWLDAAQIVLEEAGRPMHIKEIKQRIIDRGLVQSNAKSSLEAVMYRETDEERQQALQAFSSQSTFSSSGSGLSLGTLPSPTSHVEPRPKVRKGPRKNQNEKYRLKYLRLRKAARAMIFENAALYDEIAHLEEKFVWAKEERRFLMKSLLQYQSVAEGEPIPTPSCSTHNAVTPQSSTPGGAILPGSHSQGSGLSGSEESLLKKPKKERKERGREELLKKICKKRKVTEGGLRKLVKPISLDSSGRPVFPIVLGGLTVYSLGEIITDRALFHDETAIYPVGFCSTRVFASMKNPDQKCLYTCQIKDGDQGPQFEIAPEDDPQNAIVASSALTCHTNLLKAIAGRRGKSLASIVPSGADFFGFSHPTIQNLIQSCPGARKCSNYQWVRFEVCRPGDGQVAHGLSEDDASVNFESFQRLQSCEDSLTNQNIMPEQSITVRTQQPNISSHLLSSAALQTTVVTSLSNT, from the exons ATGGATTCGCTAAATTTTGAGTCGGAGATGGAGGCAGACGGGCAGGGCAATTATTCTCTGTTTCCAGCCCTGGACAGTATGACCAGCTTGACTGGAGCAACTGAGAGTCTAGACTC CGAAACCCCCTGTGAGGTTACAGACAAACCGAACCTTACATGGCTCGACGCTGCTCAG ATTGTACTAGAAGAGGCTGGACGGCCCATGCACATCAAGGAAATCAAGCAGAGGATCATTGATCGTGGATTGGTGCAGTCAAA TGCAAAGTCAAGTCTTGAGGCTGTCATGTATCGAGAG ACTGATGAAGAGAGACAGCAGGCATTGCAGGCATTCTCTTCCCAGTCAACCTTCTCAAGTTCAGGGTCTGGCTTGTCCCTGGGTACCCTACCTTCCCCCACGAGCCATGTTGAGCCCAGGCCTAAGGTCAGGAAAGGTCCTCGCAAGAACCAAAATGAAAAGTACAGACTGAAGTACCTCCGTTTACGCAAAGCTGCACGTGCCATGATTTTT GAAAATGCAGCTCTATATGATGAGATTGCTCACCTGGAAGAGAAGTTTGTCTGGGCAAAAGAGGAAAGGAG ATTCCTGATGAAGTCTTTGTTGCAGTATCAGTCTGTGGCTGAAGGCGAGCCAATCCCAACTCCCAGCTGCAGCACACACAATGCGGTCACACCCCAGTCCAGCACACCAGGTGGCGCTATTCTCCCCGGGAGTCACAGCCAGGGCTCTGGACTTTCAGGATCTGAAGAGAGTCTCTTGAAGAAACCCAAGAAAGAACGAAAAGAGAGAGGAAGGGAAGAac TCTTGAAAAAGATTTGTAAGAAGAGGAAGGTAACCGAGGGAGGACTACGCAAGCTTGTGAAGCCCATCTCGCTGGACTCTTCTGGGAGGCCGGTCTTTCCCATTGTGCTTGGAGGACTCACAGTTTACAGCCTGGGGGAG ATCATCACAGATAGGGCTCTGTTTCATGACGAGACCGCTATCTATCCTGTGGGGTTTTGTAGCACTAGAGTTTTTGCCAGTATGAAGAACCCGGATCAGAAGTGCCTCTACACTTGCCAAATCAAAGATGGTGACCAAGGACCACAG TTTGAGATCGCGCCGGAGGACGACCCACAGAATGCAATAGTGGCCTCCTCAGCTCTAACCTGCCATACAAATCTGCTTAAAGCCATCGCTGGCCGAAG GGGCAAATCCTTGGCCAGTATTGTTCCATCAGGAGCAGACTTTTTTGGTTTCTCTCACCCAACCATTCAGAACCTGATCCAGAGCTGTCCGGGGGCTCGCAAGTGCAGCAA TTACCAGTGGGTGCGTTTTGAGGTATGTCGACCTGGCGACGGACAGGTGGCACACGGCCTTTCAGAAGATGATGCATCTGTTAACTTTGAGTCCTTCCAGCGATTGCAGAGCTGTGAGGATAGTCTGACCAATCAGAACATTATGCCAGAACAGAGCATCACAG tgcgAACCCAGCAGCCCAACATCTCATCTCACCTGCTAAGCTCAGCAGCACTCCAGACCACTGTTGTAACTTCTCTCTCCAACACATGA